The DNA region AAATGTACTTTTTCTTAGTGTTTAGTATTGTGCATCAGCATTCGTATAGATTAGAAATGCTAATGACTAAAGTGGTGGGTATGacatgaaaatgaaacttttcgAGGAAAGCCAGAATATATTAGGACTGTCCCAGATTGTACcgcagacttcctatgtgatccTGGACAAGTCAGTAAGCCTTTTTGTGCTTTAACTTttttcatctgcaaaatgagCATAGAACATCCCTGCCTGAAGGGCTGCTGTGAAGTTTACTTTATTATCTGTCATGAACTTTGGTATCCTCTGAGACAGTTTGAGTAATGGAAATTACAGTCAGTAATGATGGTTCCAGAGATGATGGAGCAAACGGAGATTTGTTTTGAACACTGCAGTATATTTACATAATGGCCCATAATGGCTCCCCAAAACTATTAGGGTTAATTTATTTAGTATTTATGATtcttatcaccatagtatctaaagGTTTGTCTACATATTAAAGTTATTCTAGAATAAAGTAGAAGCAGAATATCTATTTTGgcataactccatgtgtggatacTCTTATTCCTGAATAAGTGTTTCCACACATGGAGTTCTTCCACAGTAGATATCCTGAATAACTCCAGGTGTAGACATGTCCTGAGTTGTCTGTCTATCTGTTCACTTTTTCATGGGTATGTAGGATCTCTCAGTGGCGTGCTAGTATAGTAGTAGTGATGATTGATATTTAAAGCTTTGTCTGTTTTTAcccagaaaagcaaagaaaatttgAGTGAAGAATGAAAATTAAGGCTCAGGTTTAAATCTTACTACTTCTTTTACTCCATCCTGGGGGTTCTCTAGGTTTAAATCAGAAACTGTTTTCATACACATTTTGTTTGCTGAGCTGTTAGGTATGAGTAGAAGATGGTCTACTCTACTACTgtactcatgcccgtcaccccaatcggggtatgggccgccaaccacagatctccagagtcctctatcctgggccattcactgtagctggttccaggtagcaaaaaaatgggctatatcagcctgaaggtcgcatcgccaggtgtttcttggacggcctcttttccgcttgccttggggttccatcgcagtgcctgtctggtgatgttagttggctgcttacgtagtgtattgGTAAACTTTATTAAAGCACAGTCTATACTGAATAAATGTTGAGTACTTTCATGACCAATCAAACTGAATAACTGTTTAGCCCAATATCTACTGTAAAGCAGTTACACAGGTCTCAATTAAGAAAGGTAGAAACCAAGTTGCATACCATAACTACATTTTCAGGGAGTTACGGTATTTCTGTAGGCAGGTGGCTCATCAGTTTTAGTTCCAGTAGCAGGCATCTTTATAAGGCCAGGGGTTCCACATCTTAAAGAGACATTGCCTTGTGAACCACCTGTCCTCCCATTCAAAATCACTTACCATTTCTGTAACACTTCTGTGACAACTACAGCAGTTGTTTACATGGAAAATAATACTTAGAAGGCATTAAATAAAGGTGTTTTTAGCTTCCAGATTTAGCAGTAGAatatgaagaggaggaggagctggccaTCTACCTGTAGTCCACTAGCAAGTGCCCTTGTGGTCCACGGACTAaagcttgaaaaccactgttaAAACAGGCTATGGGATTATGATTTGGGCATGTGATACTGCACAGTGGTTGTCTTGTaattctttttccttcttccagacCCATTAGGTTCTGGTGCACTGTCCCGTAAGTGGTCACTAGTAGCAGTTCTCTCTTTAGATGGCTCTGGATGCCTGTCATTGGCAATGGTTCTAGCATTAAATACATACCTTGTTAACATTTAGAGGTAGATGGACTGTGGGAGGAGAACTGGGAGCCTGTCTACGCTTCAGAATTAATTTGGATTAAAGGAGGGTCTGAATTTAAAACGCTACAGTTATTTTTCAGTCGTCCcatgtgtggacattcttattccagaataatgtccatccccatctgttaaattattctggaataactgtGTGGGTAGACAAGCTTGGTCTAGGCgataaaataaaattatcagTGAAAAAGTGAGAAGAGAAGGGATCAGAAAGATGAAGAGGAAAGGAGgctccaaaacaaaaaaaatcccactggaaAAGTAGAAACAAGAAAAAAGAGACTAAATTAATCACATCAGAAAATGGTGCCACATGTCAATTAGGTAAGAAGCAGTGCTTGTAGAAATGCAAGCATGCACATTGTGTGCTACAGCGAGCAAGAAGAGCAGAGCTAAGTTGTCTAAGacaaggtttatatttttttaagggATGGGGAAGCAGCATACTCCTTACTTCTTGTAACTAGTGGCATGCTGATGCTGCTCCTGCTTTGATAAATGTGCCTGGATTCTAATTTCAACCAAATACCAATGAACTACTTTTAAAACTTCCTTGGAAGCATAAAATGGGTCACAGTCTAAATATTCACAGAATCTGTGCATCATGCTGTGTATTTTCTGCCAGTCATGAGCCTTCTTAAGGGAAAGCCTCAAGTAGTATTTGCCTGGGTTACATATTTATTTCAAATGGGAGGAGTTACTAGAAATGGTGACTACTGTGCAGCTATTTTCCactaaaaatacacctctaccccaatatagcgcgacccgatataacacaaatttggatataacgcggtaaagcagtgctccggggggctgcgcactccggcggatcaaagcaagttggatataatgcggtttcacctatgacgcggtaagattttttggctcccaaggacagtgttatatcagggtagaggtgtattttattgAGCAATTCCAAAAATGAGAAatttggaggaggagaaaggagaggtGATCCCAACTGAAGTGAAATGGCCTTTTCtcttgtagaccaggcctgttgTGAGCCACCTTGGCACATCTTGTAAAGGGATTTTCCAATAAGAGTTCTATCTGCGGTGGTGCTACCAACAGTGAAAGAATTGTTGAGACGTCTtaagtaaaatgttcaaaaacacCAATTTTGAAAGTGACCTAGGTGTTTAACAGCCTAAGTCTTATTGAAAGCTAATAGGACTTAGACGTttaaggtgcttttgaaagttttacctcCCAGTCATTAAAACTTAGCCAAACATGGCATTTTTCATGACTTCTGTAATTGTGTTGAAACCAGTTTTGTCCTGTCTGTAGTAGTAACTAAAGAGTTTCCACACGTTTATGGGTTGGAATATTTTGTGGACAGTGTCAAACCATTGCTGAAAACTTTTGTCAGAAATGGGTCACTTTCCTCTTATAGCTGGGCCCTTTCCATATCATCTGCCATATACATTTTTCAAACCCCTTTTATTTTAGAAGGGTGTATTTTTTGGATGGGACAATGCATTTGAGACCGGTCTGCTAGCTCAGACTAACAGTATAAAAtggataggtttttttttttttaaccacaggTGGTAATAAAGACAACCATTAACTCCATTCTTCTGCAGATACGGGGGGTGGGTTTTAATTCAGCTATGAAGCAGAATTCTTTGTTACATAAAGATGAAACTGTGATATATAAATAATTAAGTATAAATCTGGAATAGACTGTTCCAGCACAGctgttatattaaaaaatatgCCCTGTGTGGttttcatagcatttcccacTGAAAGGTCCTGTTTACAATTGTAACCATTTGGGCCGAGATGTTCCATACTGGGTATCTGGCTCAGAATGaatttctttttgaaaatttcagccataaCTGTTCATCTATTTCCAAGAagaaactagaaaaaaatatatattttgtccaTGTGATAGAACTCTGGTGCCCTAGTACCCCCCATGCTTTGGaatagggacttgaaatttggcaggggttAGCCTTTACATCAGGAATGTCTTTTGATGTCCCcctgaaaatccacccaaatttgatcatgctataagcctttgaaaaattgcagcatGGCTAGTAGAGAGATCTTacattttagcagctaaattccctgaagattGTGTCCACACAGGGCATCCTCCAGCCAGGGCCTGAATAGGATTTTCCCTGCAGTTACAgatctgggctgctgtgggccatGTCTGGGCACTGGAACTAAAAGCAAGAAATCGATCTCCTGCCCAGACAGTGAGCAGGAGGAATCTATCTGATGCAAACATAAAAACACAGTTTTGTCTGTAATCTAGCGAATATGTCTGGTCGTGGTAAGGGTCTCGGGAAAGGAGGCGCTAAGCGCCATAGGAAGGTGTTGAGAGATAACATCCAGGGCATTACGAAACCAGCTATTCGCCGTTTGGCTCGTCGTGGGGGAGTGAAGCATATTTTAGGTCTCATTTACGAGGAGACTCGCGGGGTGCTGAAAGTGTTTCTGGAGAACCTGATCCACGATGCCGTTACTTACACCGAGCATGTGAAGCGGAAGACTGTGACTGCTATGGACGTTGTCTATGCGTTGAAGCGCCAGGGTCGTACTCTGTACGGATTTGGAGGCTAAGCTGTGCCAGTAATTCTCTTCgaaaagcaaaaataaagagAAGAGCTGAGCTTGAAGGGATGTACTGGGACAAGAAGTCTGGGAGATAGAGGCGGGAACTGGGCCTGTGACCAAGGGTGGGAAGGACATTGGAAGTGGCTGGGACAGGAGATTGGGTGTGGACCAGTACGTGTATGTGGGAAGAGACAGGGATTAAGAATCAAggctgagcagagagagagacagggtgtAAGGTAAAACTGGTACTGGTTGGGTAAAGAAATTGGGGCAAGAAGCCAGGAGGATGACACTAGGACTAAGAGCCAGTGGAGACAGAGAACATGGGTGGGTGTGGGGTCTTGGTGACTGGAAGCCAGGATCGGGGAGAGAAACATTGGCTAAGGAGATGTGCggagtagaagtgatattggatGGAGAAGGAGACTGGGGTGGGGAGTACAGGGGGGTTAGAGTAGGACTGACTGGGCAAGGCGATTGAAACTGGAATGAGAATCCTGAGGAATGGAGATTGACTTTGGGTAGGCTAGAAGAATGGGACTAGGATAAGGAGCCTGGGGTAGAGAAGAGACAGAACTAGGACAAGGATAGTTGAAGGAGCAGAGGAGAAGGGCTCACACATGGGGAGGAATGGGCAAAAGAGTCCATGCTtgcactcccctccagagcccggAACAAAACCTAGGTTTCCTGAGTtcatcattcctctgctgtcagcaaatcgGAGTGAAACACACCGGCAAAGTGTCTCCTCCCCCTCTAGCATAAAAGATTACAACCTGCTACTTTTGTCAGCTCAAGTGGCAAAggtctaaaggttccaacccagCCAATGACCTATGTGGGTATCAATAAGATGCTACATGctagaactgtttttttttttttttcccagtttgcTTATTTAAAAGTCTTAGGAAATTACACAAAAACTAAATTAAAGGAATATTATTGAGTTTGCCTGTTTAACCTTAACTCACGCTCTTGTGGCTATGCATTGTGAAAAAGTCTTTGATTATATGATCATTTGCTGTTTTGTCCATAGGGACTTCTGCCTCCATCAGTGCACAGGCTGGGCCTCCTCTGGGGATCACTCAGAACTGTGTAGTGAAGGAAGCTGTTGTCCGTAGGACCCCTGCTTTATTTGTTGTGGAAGTTGGAAGGTGTattgtgaatgaggcaggggatttgaGGAGagaggatggtctcatggttaggGCAGCTGAACACTGCcttggagaattggattctagccctgcctctgccacagagttcatATGTGATGCTAGCTGAGTCACCTAAACCATTCTTTTCACAAGTAAttactaattgtgtgttcctcattttctgggtgcctgacatgagaccctggggtctgatttgcagaagtgctgatcaCACAcaactgcagctgaagtcaatgggaactgtgcttTGATCCTAGAAAGtactatataatgctaagtacttgGAAAATCAGTCCTAGATGTATTGTAtttggcacccaaaattagtggctacttttgaccttaatctcattaggtatgtctacactgcaattcagAGGTTTAATTGCAGGATATGTATACTTACCTGAGCTAACTTTCATTTAGCTACATCAAAGCTAACTTGAGTAATTATAACAGTGAAGACTCAGCAGTGGTCAGTAGAGTACATGCCCAGGGTCCTGACTGGGCAGATCCAGTGGGTGCAGCTACCTGTGCTTTCATATGTCTGCaggtgctgcaatcacacctgctgattgcagtgtagacataccttcctTGCCTCAGATCTTCATCTGTAATTAGAGATAATACCCCCTTCCCCCGTGCACCAACACTCCCACTTTACAAGGGGTTGTAAACATTAATTAAataatattgataaattggaaagggttcagagaagagccgtgaGATGCTTCAAGGATTCAAAAatgtcttatagtgatagactcaaggagctcaatcagtTTAGCTTAATGGAGAAAGAAGCTTatggagtgacttgattacagtctgtgagtacctacatggggaacatatTTAACTTTGGGCTCTTCGGTTTAGTACAGAAAGGTGtaacaggatccaatggctggaaggtgaagctcaacaaattcagactggaaataagtctGAAATCTTTAACATtgagagtgattaaccactgggacaatttaccaaagagttgtggtggatcctctgtcactgacaacttttaaatcaagagtggaggtttttctaaaagatctgctctaggaatgttgtggggaagttctgtggcctctgttacacaggagttcagactagatggtcacaatggttccttctggccttcaaatctgtGGAGCAGTCAGAtattataggtttcagagtatgATGAATGCCGTAGAAAAACCTGTGAGGAAATTAATTCTGGCTTTAGAGCAGGGTTTGACTATTTTGCAGTAAATAATGCATAGGACCAGTGGCTTATTATCGCCTAGGGCGGAAAATTTGCAAGGGCGGCAAATTTGCTTGTGCCCCCTCctcaactccgccccttccccaaattcccagcccgcctcctcccccaggctcaCCACGCTtccatccttccacctccctcgcTGGCTTGCCACGCGAAAGCgccgggagggagggagaagcgagtagcggcctgctgggaggaggtggacagaggtgagctgaggccCACGGGCGCGAAGAGTAACCCAAGAGGGGAGGGGGCCGGGAATCGctctccgccccagctcaccttcgcTTCACCGCCACCATCCCCTGAGCGCACCACAAtgccttcttccccctccctcccaggcttgtcatgcaaaagcactgggagggagtgggaagaaGCGAGTAGCAGCGTGCTCGGGGGatagcggaggtgagctggggctggcgggCGCTGGGAGTaactcttggggtggggggtggcagggaacagctccccagctcacctccactccacctccgccatcccctgagcacgccacaactccccttctccccactccctcccagaattGCCgctggggagcagaggtgagctggtgcgggggggggggtgtgcaattttttgagggcctgggGGGGGTGCAAATTTGTTAAACTGCCACTGCATAGGGCACACATTGAACAACGAGGAGAAAACagaatattgaatagctgctcattaagtgagcacagTCCATCctttgcactgaatgaggcaggagtcctctgAAAAAATAGTGTCTGATCATATAAGTAAGGATTGTAACAAAATCCATATGCATAGGGTgacaaaattaaggttgcatattTGTTTAATAAACCAGAAAAGTACAACATGCTGTTACTATTTTAATATCTTTTATATATGGGCTGTAGTAATTCCTTCGTACCATTAATAACCTTGTTTGATACGTACTGCATGTGAAGTGGAAGTAGCATTCCTTTACTTACAATGCAAGACTGTGAAAATTGTCTTCCCCATTTTCCTTTTATACTGTATCTTTATCTTGTTAATTAAAATGCCAATCAGTGTGGTTTGGTCTATTGAAATTCCTTACAACTTGTTTTCTCCTGGGAGGACATAATTGCTTTGGCAGGTCAGTGAGTTGGTTATGTTTTAGAAAAGATGGAAGTGTATGGCCTTTGCTGtacaataggtttatttttattctgttttttggCATTTTTAATGTATGATTACACAGACTGATGTACGAAGTGTATTCATTAGTAGATTTTGACCATAATGTACAAGTGAGTTTCATGATTAGAAATGCAAAGAGTTACTATCACATTATTCTTCAATAAAATGACTCCTGGCATCATTATCTATCTCTCCTGCTTTCCAAGATCCTTGTTTTTAATCTcacatgtattttatttatttaaatagtttgatGTCTTCTGCATCATTACTAAATAGTTTGAAGACTGagtactttatttaaaaataaaactttctaCACACCAGTTCCAGTTTCCTTCTCTATTTTTAGAGGCGACTTAAAAAGCGGGACATGCAATACTTGCAGTATCACTTGAAGTAAAACAATAGTAGAATGGGTGCCCTTTGCTTTTGTCCACTACTTCATTCCTTTTTAGGGATAAACTCATCTGTCTCGGGCCTTGTTTTTCTGCTGGGTCATAGGTTATTACCTTGATTCACATATTAATCCACCTGTACTTTGTATGTATTCTTAATTCCTCAGTCTCATAGGAGAAGAGTTGTATGTTGGTTTGAATCTTAGTTTGCGGTTATGTCTTCTGGAGCAGAAATAGGGGAACTTTAATCAAGTGCTGGATGTTGTTGGGTTTAATTATGAGAGATGGCTTTAAAATGAGATTCTTTCTACTGATCTTTGCTGGATTTCCGGGTAGAAGTTATGCTTACTAAGCTTTTTTCAGAAGGTAGAGAATAATTCTGGAGACTTAATCAACATTTCTGTTCTCTAGTGAATGACTTCCACATTTGTCCATTAAATTGCTATGCTATGtttctgtctcttttctttttatgtgTTTCGATAGCTTTAGTATGGAACACGCTATATAAAAGCAAACTCAGTTCTACTCCGAATTCTAATTGTGTATTATGCCTTAACACAAGGGTCTGTATTAAAGGCTTTCCTAATTATAAAGTTGCTACACTCAGTTATGTCATACGATTTCTACATTTCTAATGGAACACATGAAGAATCAATCTGCTTTGTCGCCCTAAGTGTTTCctcaatgatttggagagaaggTCCAATGGTGGGATCCAGAGATATATTAACAAAAGGTAGCTGCTCCGTTTTATGTCACATAAGACACACTAAAATTTTTTTGCGTAGACTACCCCCGGTTATTGAGGGTTTAACTATATTCCGTGATGTGTGGTTCCAAGATGAACATGAGTTAATCCAGCATTGAACTGGGATTAGCTTTTCAGAGTCACCAGAAGAGGTAGACTCCCTACTAGCCTCCTCTACTCTGAGggtttatttgtttgttgttGCAGAGAGATACTGCCCTCCTTCTTCCATATTCTTATTCTCCACCTTCCAAAAAGAAAATTTCAGACTTTTttaggggggtgggaggaaggagagggatttattatttaatatttgggaTATGCACAGCACCTTTATACTCTTTCCTGCCTGGCATATACCCAACTGTCTGTGGAAGAACTGGCCCCTATATTGAGGTAATGGGTGGATTCTCTGAGCATGGATTGTAGAGCCCTGCATGCCATTTTTATATGCAGTTTGGTTGGACTTAGCCAGGACCTCTGATCTTGAAGGAGAGTGGTGCAGAATGTGCAAAGCCTTTTGTTTGTGGTTTGTATTTTGTTTGATAAATTCCTGAGAAATTTTAGTCTTTGTTacaaaaccttaaaaaaaaaggtgaaaactgatacaaaaaaaatcagtgtcactTTTTTTGGGGTAAATAGTAGCAGTTAGTATTGAGGGATGGAAGGAACGAAAAA from Gopherus evgoodei ecotype Sinaloan lineage chromosome 2, rGopEvg1_v1.p, whole genome shotgun sequence includes:
- the LOC115646927 gene encoding histone H4-like yields the protein MSGRGKGLGKGGAKRHRKVLRDNIQGITKPAIRRLARRGGVKHILGLIYEETRGVLKVFLENLIHDAVTYTEHVKRKTVTAMDVVYALKRQGRTLYGFGG